One region of Fragaria vesca subsp. vesca linkage group LG4, FraVesHawaii_1.0, whole genome shotgun sequence genomic DNA includes:
- the LOC101304568 gene encoding 40S ribosomal protein S30-like, translating into MGKVHGSLARAGKVRGQTPKVAKQDKKKKPRGRAHKRMQYNRRFVTAVVGFGKKRGPNSSEK; encoded by the exons ATGG GTAAGGTTCACGGTTCATTGGCTCGTGCCGGAAAAGTGAGAGGTCAGACTCCCAAGGTGGCCAAGCAGGACAAGAAGAAGAAGCCGAGAGGCCGCGCACACAAGAGGATGCAGTACAACCGGAGATTCGTCACCGCCG TTGTTGGATTCGGGAAGAAGAGGGGACCTAACTCATCGGAGAAGTAG
- the LOC101304863 gene encoding uncharacterized RNA methyltransferase CT0009-like, which produces MATMPSHGLRHVTSVRPLLRNFRSATAVTAVSSSPSTEDSERAESEPKPKAKGGSYFPKRGQTLELVCESLAFKGKGLCKVSETGFVVMCDRALPGERFIGRVTRKKGTYAEVTKVETLSPHWDYVDAPCEYASYCGGCKTQNLSYEAQIRAKEQQVRELMINFGKVSPKELESIMKPIVPCDIQFRYRNKMEFSFGSQKWLPKESLHEREDGVDNYALGLHAPGFFDKVLHIDKCLLQSEPADMVLAAVQQCWRDPQLGLSPFDVYIHVGFLKHLMLRTGRNVKTGLPELLVNFVTSSYKPELLKPLLQRITAIPEVVSVMNNVNTSVGNTSLGEVEYTLYGKSSITETLRGLTFQISANSFFQTNTHQAEILYKLIEDCAGLRGEGSEIVLDLFCGTGTIGLSLARRAKHVYGYEIIPQAIADACLNAELNGIHNATFVQGDLNKIDENFGNNFPKPDIVISDPNRPGMHMKLINFLLKLKASRIVYVSCNPATCARDLDYLCNGVVEKNIKGCYKLKSVQPVDMFPHTPHIECVCLLELC; this is translated from the exons ATGGCGACGATGCCGAGCCACGGCCTGAGGCACGTGACCTCTGTACGCCCGTTGCTGCGGAATTTCCGGAGCGCGACGGCGGTGACGGCTGTGTCGTCTTCGCCTTCGACAGAAGATTCGGAGCGGGCCGAGTCCGAGCCCAAGCCCAAGGCCAAGGGCGGGTCGTATTTCCCGAAGCGAGGGCAGACTCTGGAGCTGGTGTGCGAGTCTTTGGCTTTCAAAGGGAAGGGTCTGTGTAAGGTGTCGGAGACTGGGTTCGTGGTTATGTGTGACCGGGCTTTGCCCGGTGAGCGCTTCATTGGGCGCGTCACTCGCAAGAAAGGGACCTATGCTGAG GTGACAAAGGTAGAGACATTATCTCCTCACTGGGATTATGTGGATGCTCCTTGTGAGTATGCGTCTTACTGTGGAGGATGTAAAACACAAAATTTGTCCTATGAGGCGCAAATCAGAGCTAAGGAGCAACAAGTTCGTGAATTGATGATAAATTTTGGGAAGGTTTCTCCTAAAGAGCTGGAAAGCATCATGAAGCCCATTGTTCCCTGTGACATCCAGTTCCGTTACAGGAATAAG ATGGAGTTCTCATTTGGTTCTCAAAAATGGTTACCTAAAGAATCATTACACGAGAGAGAAGATGGAGTTGATAATTATGCCTTGGGTCTGCATGCTCCTGGTTTTTTTGATAAGGTTCTACATATTGACAAGTGCTTATTGCAAAGTGAGCCTGCTGATATG GTTCTTGCTGCCGTGCAACAATGTTGGAGAGATCCACAATTAGGTCTCTCTCCTTTTGATGTTTACATTCATGTCGGATTTCTTAAGCATCTAATGCTAAGAACGGGAAG GAATGTGAAGACCGGTCTTCCTGAACTTTTGGTTAATTTTGTGACCTCATCATACAAGCCAGAGCTACTCAAGCCTCTTCTTCAAAGGATAACAGCTATTCCCGAAGTG GTAAGCGTCATGAACAATGTAAATACTTCTGTTGGTAACACGTCTCTTGGGGAAGTCGAGTACACTTTGTATGGAAAATCGAGCATAACAGAGACCTTAAGAGGGCTGACCTTTCAAATATCAGCAAATTCATTCTTCCAAACAAATACTCACCAG GCAGAGATTTTATATAAACTCATAGAAGATTGTGCTGGTCTCAGAGGAGAGGGCTCAGAGATTGTTCTTGACCTGTTTTGTGGGACTGGCACCATTGGTCTGTCACTTGCCAGAAG GGCAAAACATGTTTATGGCTATGAAATAATTCCTCAAGCCATTGCAGATGCTTGTCTGAATGCTGAGCTGAATGGCATCCATAATGCCACATTTGTTCAAGGGGATCTTAACAAAATTGATGAAAATTTTGGGAACAATTTTCCTAAGCCTGACATCGTTATTTCAG ATCCCAACCGTCCAGGAATGCACATGAAGTTGATTAACTTTCTTCTAAAGCTGAAGGCTTCACGCATTGTTTATGTATCATGTAACCCTGCCACATGTGCGCGTGACCTTGATTATCTCTGCAATGGTGTG GTAGAGAAAAACATAAAAGGCTGTTACAAGCTAAAAAGTGTACAACCAGTAGACATGTTTCCGCACACTCCTCATATTGAGTGTGTTTGCCTGTTGGAACTGTGTTGA